A region from the Bacteroidota bacterium genome encodes:
- the rlmN gene encoding 23S rRNA (adenine(2503)-C(2))-methyltransferase RlmN — MQEKTDLKGKDLAELKALMSSVDEKPFRAGQLYQWMYKFGVSDFNLMTNLPVGSRQKFESLFHVSTLKSVREAVSLDGTAKFLWKLADGKDIESVLIPDDRRLTACVSSQVGCALACRFCATGTMGLTRNLTPGEIYDQVFMMNRWAMATRGQQITNIVFMGMGEPMMNLQSVMKGIDLIADPAGVAISRRRITISTAGVAHKIRELADLETKTLLAVSLHAVFPDKRNSIMPINKGTGLEELLESVVYYCRKTGQRVTYEYVMFQDFNDGPEDAKRLADICRLAPSKVNIILYNPIEGAPFARVSQDRLNAFIRILVDRHVTVVVRQSRGQDIDAACGQLAVRNQKEGQLVSH, encoded by the coding sequence ATGCAAGAAAAAACCGATTTGAAGGGCAAAGACCTTGCCGAATTAAAAGCGTTGATGAGTTCTGTTGACGAGAAGCCATTTCGTGCAGGTCAGCTCTATCAGTGGATGTATAAATTCGGCGTGAGTGATTTTAATCTCATGACCAACCTGCCGGTTGGATCCCGGCAAAAATTTGAGTCGTTGTTTCATGTCTCCACCCTGAAGTCTGTACGGGAGGCTGTGAGTCTGGATGGAACCGCCAAATTCTTATGGAAACTGGCCGATGGAAAGGACATTGAATCGGTGCTGATTCCGGATGACCGGCGGTTAACCGCCTGTGTGTCCAGTCAGGTAGGTTGTGCCCTGGCTTGCCGGTTCTGTGCAACCGGAACCATGGGCCTGACCCGGAATCTGACACCGGGCGAAATTTACGATCAGGTTTTCATGATGAACCGGTGGGCCATGGCCACACGTGGACAACAGATCACCAATATCGTATTCATGGGAATGGGTGAGCCCATGATGAATCTTCAGTCTGTAATGAAGGGAATCGATCTGATTGCCGATCCTGCCGGTGTGGCCATTTCCCGAAGGCGGATAACCATTTCAACTGCAGGTGTGGCCCATAAAATCAGAGAACTGGCCGATCTGGAAACGAAAACGCTTCTGGCTGTTTCACTTCATGCCGTCTTTCCTGATAAGCGGAATTCTATTATGCCGATTAACAAGGGGACCGGTTTGGAAGAATTGCTGGAATCGGTTGTTTACTACTGCCGTAAAACCGGCCAGCGTGTGACCTATGAATATGTGATGTTTCAGGATTTCAATGATGGTCCTGAAGATGCCAAGCGTCTTGCCGACATTTGCCGGCTTGCACCAAGCAAGGTTAATATCATTTTGTACAATCCGATTGAAGGAGCACCGTTCGCCAGAGTCAGTCAGGACCGGCTGAACGCATTTATCCGTATTCTGGTAGACCGTCATGTGACGGTGGTGGTCAGGCAGAGCAGAGGACAGGATATTGATGCGGCCTGTGGTCAGCTTGCGGTCCGGAATCAGAAAGAAGGTCAGCTTGTTAGCCACTGA
- a CDS encoding leucyl aminopeptidase family protein, producing the protein MAIYKRPKTTYDQISAESWFPSIQFNQPSSFPSDSDGLLVVTDQPLENPNGLPGEIAEPIRSWLAIDQQSGKPGQAVLIPAPGLPGNRLVWIQAGPLNHFTDDVRRYADAGNQVANRAKMAGIRQPSLLLVLTNHSFIYAAESVLHGFLSALWQPLEAREFKPERPFRQLFILSADQAIQKRLQPVIGIEKGRFVARDITGPEPERMSPEEMAVLCQNVFKGTSVRLSIESDPTAIDREYPLVGAVSRASLAVERHHPRIIRLEYTPPGTVHQTVYLIGKGLTYDTGGADLKVDGHMAGMSRDKGGAGAVAGFFKVLAEQKPENLKVIGYLGAVRNSIGPDSFVTDEIITSRAGVRVRIGNTDAEGRLVLADLLARAAEEAVSAINPVLMTIATLTGHSYRAYGSYPLLIENGVSLKSRFGIQLQDISEQVGDPFERSRLRREDYEFVAAKSEAEDIVSCNSAPSSATPRGHQFPAAFLDITSGVDKHGPESAVPLPFIHVDIGGNGAEGGDWQFGKPTGSPVLALSRWLMM; encoded by the coding sequence ATGGCCATTTATAAACGTCCCAAAACCACTTACGATCAGATTTCTGCCGAAAGCTGGTTCCCTTCTATCCAATTCAATCAACCATCATCCTTTCCTTCTGATTCGGATGGATTGCTGGTGGTTACCGATCAGCCACTTGAAAACCCGAATGGGTTGCCCGGTGAGATTGCAGAACCCATCCGGTCCTGGCTCGCCATTGATCAGCAATCCGGCAAACCCGGCCAGGCTGTTCTGATTCCTGCTCCCGGTCTCCCCGGAAATCGTCTGGTATGGATCCAGGCCGGACCGCTGAATCACTTTACGGATGATGTGAGACGATATGCCGATGCCGGCAATCAGGTGGCAAACCGCGCAAAAATGGCAGGAATCCGGCAACCATCCCTGCTTCTTGTCTTAACCAATCATTCCTTTATCTATGCTGCTGAATCGGTTCTGCATGGTTTTCTTTCTGCCTTGTGGCAACCGCTGGAAGCCAGAGAATTTAAACCTGAGCGACCATTCAGACAACTCTTTATTCTGTCAGCCGACCAGGCCATTCAAAAACGTCTGCAACCGGTGATTGGAATCGAAAAAGGACGATTTGTCGCCCGTGACATCACAGGCCCCGAACCAGAACGGATGTCTCCGGAAGAAATGGCCGTTCTCTGTCAGAACGTATTTAAAGGAACTTCCGTCAGGCTTTCCATTGAATCGGATCCGACCGCCATCGATCGTGAATATCCGCTCGTCGGTGCAGTTTCACGGGCCTCGTTGGCTGTCGAGAGACATCATCCCAGAATTATCCGTCTGGAATACACACCCCCAGGTACGGTTCATCAGACTGTATACCTGATTGGCAAAGGGTTAACCTATGACACAGGCGGAGCCGACCTGAAAGTGGATGGCCACATGGCAGGCATGAGCCGCGACAAAGGAGGGGCTGGTGCAGTGGCCGGATTCTTCAAAGTGTTAGCTGAGCAGAAACCTGAGAATCTGAAAGTCATCGGTTATCTGGGTGCTGTCAGAAATTCAATCGGTCCCGATTCCTTCGTTACCGATGAAATCATTACCTCCCGGGCAGGGGTGAGGGTGCGAATCGGAAACACCGATGCCGAAGGACGACTGGTACTTGCTGACCTGCTGGCCCGGGCTGCTGAAGAGGCTGTCTCTGCCATCAACCCGGTTCTGATGACCATTGCCACCCTGACTGGTCACAGTTACCGTGCATACGGATCTTACCCGCTTCTCATTGAAAACGGTGTTTCTCTTAAAAGCCGGTTTGGCATTCAGCTGCAGGATATCAGTGAACAGGTCGGAGATCCGTTTGAGCGTTCCAGACTTCGTCGTGAGGATTATGAGTTTGTAGCCGCCAAATCGGAAGCAGAAGATATCGTCTCCTGTAATTCAGCTCCCTCCTCGGCCACACCACGTGGGCATCAGTTCCCGGCCGCCTTTCTTGATATCACTTCAGGGGTTGATAAACACGGACCCGAATCGGCAGTCCCGCTTCCCTTTATCCATGTTGATATTGGCGGAAATGGCGCAGAAGGCGGTGATTGGCAATTCGGCAAACCAACCGGCAGCCCGGTGCTGGCGCTGTCCAGATGGTTAATGATGTAA
- a CDS encoding glutathione peroxidase encodes MNLLIFIWTLLMTAQPGSIYDFTVTSIEGKSVDLSEYKGKVVLFVNVASKCGYTSQYRDLQALYEKYDSSGLVIIGIPANNFGGQEPGTDKQIMEFCSTTYQVTFPMLSKMSAKGKDQSALFQFLTSRENPDFTGEIKWNFEKFLVNREGELVHRFRSGEKPLGGDLEKAIKSLL; translated from the coding sequence ATGAATCTTCTCATCTTTATCTGGACACTCCTGATGACTGCACAACCCGGATCCATCTACGATTTTACGGTCACTTCCATTGAAGGAAAATCCGTTGACCTTTCCGAATACAAAGGCAAGGTAGTGTTGTTTGTCAACGTGGCATCAAAATGCGGATATACTTCGCAATACCGGGATCTGCAGGCCTTGTATGAAAAGTATGACAGCAGTGGGTTGGTCATCATTGGGATTCCTGCCAATAATTTTGGTGGTCAGGAACCCGGCACTGACAAGCAGATCATGGAATTTTGCTCAACCACCTATCAGGTCACTTTCCCGATGCTTTCAAAAATGAGTGCGAAAGGGAAGGATCAGAGTGCGCTTTTTCAATTCCTGACTTCCCGGGAGAATCCGGATTTTACCGGCGAGATCAAATGGAACTTTGAAAAATTCCTGGTCAACCGTGAGGGTGAACTTGTTCACCGGTTCAGAAGCGGGGAAAAGCCTCTTGGCGGCGACCTGGAAAAGGCCATTAAAAGTCTGCTGTAA
- a CDS encoding DUF480 domain-containing protein — protein sequence MPATEFPVLTFQECRVLGSLVEKSFATPEYYPMTVHALVNACNQKSNREPTVNLTETDVNSILVSLNDKRLAAPVLSTGSRVFRYRHLCNERWALPPEDLVILMLLVLRGPQTPGELNSRSGSMKEIGQLDRVLTGLRDLSEGEHPMVVQLPKLVGQKEARWMHLLMGAEAASSMAEPGSVVAADRVVELEKQVTDLRAELDALKAEFQSFRASFE from the coding sequence ATGCCAGCCACAGAGTTTCCGGTTTTAACATTTCAGGAATGCAGGGTGTTGGGGTCATTGGTTGAAAAATCCTTTGCCACACCCGAGTACTACCCGATGACGGTTCATGCACTGGTCAACGCCTGCAATCAGAAATCGAACCGTGAACCCACCGTCAACCTCACCGAAACGGATGTCAATTCAATTCTGGTCAGTCTGAATGATAAACGTCTGGCAGCACCGGTTCTGTCCACAGGAAGCCGCGTGTTCCGTTACCGGCATTTGTGTAATGAACGGTGGGCGCTACCTCCGGAAGACCTTGTTATCCTCATGCTGCTGGTTCTAAGGGGACCGCAGACACCCGGTGAATTGAACAGCCGGTCGGGCAGTATGAAAGAAATCGGGCAACTGGACCGTGTACTGACCGGACTCAGGGACCTTTCTGAAGGGGAACATCCCATGGTGGTTCAGCTTCCGAAACTGGTGGGTCAGAAGGAAGCCCGGTGGATGCATCTGCTGATGGGGGCAGAGGCGGCCAGTTCTATGGCAGAACCCGGGTCTGTGGTGGCGGCGGACCGGGTAGTGGAGCTGGAAAAACAGGTGACCGACCTGCGTGCAGAACTGGATGCCCTGAAAGCTGAGTTTCAGTCATTCAGGGCCAGTTTCGAATAA
- a CDS encoding choice-of-anchor B family protein — MKPTFLVVLLSLIVFQDGLLAQPAVNRNTTLLGTLNPRPGAYSNIWGYARDGHEYALIGAYEGLSIIEVTNPASPKEVAFIPGPPSIWRELRVRGDYAYVVTEGSAPANLQGMHIIDLSELPDTAILVKRFTTGLKNGTVHTISMENQFLYLNGARHPSLPNYVNMILDVTDPVNPVEAGRFENNYWHDSQALRDTIYAAAIYGEGIQIFDATDKANLKLISQTNYPENFTHNIWPTQDGKFIAQTDEEPNMPLNFWDVSDHSNPRLVAEYFAGLNSMAHNAHINGSLNHVAYYEDGYRLFDLRNRKAPVEVANYDTDGQSGRNGSFTNVWGVYPYLPSGNILLADIEDGLIIISATPPEPGYVTGTLTDQFGAPAVGVKVHATWTDPSQSRMILYSDDEGQFSYGSLPGTLDLVFSAEGYETATVTNIEVVPGATKPLDVQLRKLFQATTTLSVVDSDENPAENALTTVSNTDKKFELFTSDQGKAGLELPEGTWTVLVFYPGHLTYSDQLEVKSFSPINKDYVLIPGLSWTFSEPSGFSNGEWSVKDLSDKSAFSWKLDNTRLFSSAGNLPTHDHTGDYDSKALISKARRPSSPAGARGVSTLTSPTLNASFLTNPAIRYSRIYRPPVNLGAINDTFHVEISGDNGSSWIRVKTLTTPDEDWVSDVIDLTTHFTTFSQVKIRFQNIEGVDQITSPSVRPITYAAVDDIQVAEGSIWLSDNEPQTHSMKEFRVLSAWPNPFNPATTVSWYQPVSSEVTVEIFNLAGQKVRVDQPGSFGPGSHSWSVRMNEMASGIYMIRLLAAGYSDTRKVILIR, encoded by the coding sequence ATGAAACCAACTTTTTTAGTCGTTTTACTCAGCCTCATCGTTTTTCAGGATGGTCTGCTGGCCCAACCTGCCGTTAACCGCAATACCACCCTGCTCGGTACCCTGAATCCACGCCCGGGCGCTTATTCCAACATCTGGGGATATGCCAGAGACGGTCACGAATATGCCCTGATCGGAGCCTATGAGGGGCTCTCTATTATTGAGGTAACCAACCCTGCCAGTCCTAAAGAAGTGGCTTTTATTCCCGGGCCACCTTCCATCTGGCGCGAGCTCAGAGTCCGCGGAGATTATGCCTATGTGGTCACTGAAGGGTCGGCTCCTGCCAACCTGCAGGGCATGCATATTATCGATCTGTCTGAGTTACCCGATACCGCCATTCTGGTGAAACGATTTACCACCGGACTGAAAAACGGCACTGTTCATACCATATCCATGGAAAACCAGTTTTTATATCTGAACGGAGCCAGACATCCTTCCCTTCCCAATTATGTCAACATGATTCTGGATGTTACCGACCCGGTGAATCCTGTGGAAGCTGGCCGCTTCGAAAACAATTACTGGCACGATTCACAGGCCCTTCGTGACACGATTTATGCAGCTGCCATCTATGGAGAAGGCATCCAGATTTTCGATGCCACCGATAAGGCCAATCTGAAACTGATCTCCCAAACAAATTATCCTGAAAACTTTACTCATAACATCTGGCCCACACAGGATGGCAAATTCATTGCACAGACCGATGAAGAACCCAACATGCCCCTGAATTTCTGGGATGTCAGCGATCACTCCAACCCCAGATTGGTTGCCGAGTATTTTGCTGGTCTGAACTCCATGGCTCATAACGCCCATATCAACGGAAGCCTGAATCATGTTGCGTATTATGAAGATGGATACCGGCTTTTTGACCTGCGGAACCGGAAAGCACCCGTCGAAGTGGCCAACTATGATACGGATGGACAGTCAGGACGAAATGGTTCATTCACCAATGTATGGGGAGTGTATCCCTATCTTCCTTCAGGGAATATCCTTTTGGCGGATATTGAAGACGGACTGATCATTATTTCTGCAACTCCCCCCGAGCCAGGATATGTCACCGGTACCCTTACCGATCAGTTTGGAGCACCGGCCGTCGGGGTGAAGGTTCATGCCACCTGGACGGACCCCTCTCAAAGCCGCATGATTTTGTACTCCGATGATGAAGGGCAGTTTTCCTATGGCTCCCTGCCGGGAACCCTGGATCTGGTTTTTTCAGCTGAAGGTTATGAGACTGCCACCGTTACCAATATTGAAGTGGTTCCCGGAGCCACCAAGCCCCTGGATGTTCAGCTAAGAAAATTGTTTCAGGCCACCACAACCCTTTCAGTGGTTGACTCAGATGAAAATCCGGCCGAGAACGCATTGACAACCGTTTCCAACACCGATAAAAAGTTTGAACTTTTCACCAGTGATCAGGGAAAGGCCGGACTTGAACTACCCGAGGGAACATGGACGGTTCTGGTGTTCTACCCCGGTCATCTGACCTACTCTGATCAGCTTGAGGTGAAATCTTTCAGCCCGATCAACAAAGATTATGTTCTGATCCCGGGGCTCAGCTGGACTTTCTCGGAACCAAGTGGTTTTTCAAATGGTGAATGGTCGGTCAAAGACCTGTCGGATAAATCTGCTTTCTCCTGGAAATTGGATAATACCCGTCTGTTTTCATCGGCCGGTAACCTGCCCACTCACGATCACACAGGCGACTATGACAGCAAAGCCCTCATTTCAAAGGCAAGAAGGCCTTCCAGTCCGGCCGGAGCCAGAGGTGTTTCCACCCTGACTTCCCCCACATTGAATGCTTCTTTTCTGACGAATCCGGCCATCCGCTATTCCAGAATATACCGGCCTCCCGTCAACCTGGGTGCTATAAATGATACCTTTCATGTTGAGATCAGTGGTGACAACGGTTCCAGCTGGATCCGTGTAAAAACCCTCACGACTCCGGATGAGGACTGGGTTTCCGATGTAATTGATCTGACCACTCATTTCACCACATTTTCCCAGGTTAAAATCAGGTTCCAGAATATTGAAGGGGTTGACCAGATCACCTCACCTTCTGTCAGACCCATCACTTATGCGGCTGTGGATGACATTCAGGTGGCAGAAGGTTCTATCTGGCTGAGCGACAATGAGCCTCAGACCCATTCCATGAAGGAGTTCCGGGTTCTCTCTGCCTGGCCGAACCCATTTAACCCAGCTACCACTGTTTCCTGGTACCAGCCCGTTTCTTCCGAAGTCACAGTTGAAATTTTCAATCTGGCCGGCCAAAAGGTCCGGGTTGATCAGCCTGGTTCCTTCGGTCCCGGTTCTCACTCTTGGTCTGTACGGATGAATGAAATGGCATCGGGCATTTATATGATCCGGTTACTGGCAGCGGGTTATTCAGATACCAGGAAAGTCATTTTAATCAGGTAA
- a CDS encoding T9SS type A sorting domain-containing protein yields the protein MDALKTSLLLVFLFVHGIAISQTMRPVLSPWIFINGKDTLSFPETGGLNSPRFQFADLNSDGTDDLFILDNQSEQLLFLSDSSGQLTFKPGHPSFPIINWFLFADLDGDTQPDLITQNNAGDCVWFPFFTSGNPDEVRLLPGENGTTIRTDPLSQPHLADVDLDGDLDFFGGLPEGSILHWENTGSKTEPIFTFRTLQFGGILVLQDTVIVRPDRMGKPANPQHGASAVYLFDYENDGLTDVFFGDFLSSGIYRFKNTGSLTQPVFSYQSDAFPVWDPIETPGYNQVQFAGPDSLPDLFVGVNISTASRDNFLHYRNYGTRTEPDYFLETKNYLDSPDWGRHSRISLADINLDGLPDLIVGSQSGQINLLTAKTGDRYDLSAGPLVTGTGLFETSPVVADLNGDGLPDLISGTLNQGLVAWENTGSAGQPLFLNQRSWLTGLGTGNVAHPSFTDWDSDGDADLVVGNASGDIHFYENQGSSTQPSFIRLINWSFSIGEGPVSPHFADWDRNGFPDLLVGTSSGELKIYFGASGKSPVYQPIPDLEYNTGVRRLAPGGLVLQENRSLLVAGTERGGLMVLQAFPPEPPQDLSSARVYPNPGTSHFTVQTARSMDEISIYNLLGQRTDRFQASGTTFSFRFDHRAAGLYFARIRMGDQVISCRFLVIR from the coding sequence ATGGATGCCCTGAAAACCAGCCTTTTGCTGGTTTTTCTGTTTGTTCACGGCATCGCTATTTCACAAACGATGCGACCAGTCTTGTCTCCATGGATCTTCATCAACGGAAAGGACACCCTTTCCTTTCCGGAAACTGGTGGATTAAACAGCCCCAGATTTCAGTTTGCCGACCTGAATTCCGACGGAACCGATGATCTGTTTATCCTGGATAATCAATCCGAACAACTCCTTTTTCTGTCTGATTCATCGGGTCAGCTGACCTTTAAACCCGGACACCCTTCATTCCCGATCATCAACTGGTTTTTATTCGCCGATCTTGATGGAGATACCCAACCGGACCTGATCACTCAAAATAACGCTGGTGATTGTGTGTGGTTCCCGTTCTTCACCTCCGGAAATCCGGATGAAGTCAGATTGCTGCCTGGTGAAAATGGCACCACCATCCGCACCGATCCGCTGAGTCAGCCTCATCTGGCCGATGTTGATCTGGATGGTGACCTGGATTTTTTTGGTGGATTGCCTGAAGGATCCATTCTGCATTGGGAAAACACCGGATCCAAAACCGAGCCCATATTTACCTTCCGCACGTTGCAGTTTGGCGGAATTCTCGTTTTGCAGGATACTGTGATTGTCCGTCCGGACCGGATGGGAAAACCAGCCAATCCGCAACACGGTGCCAGTGCGGTTTACCTGTTTGACTATGAAAACGACGGTTTGACCGATGTATTTTTTGGTGATTTTCTGTCATCGGGCATTTACCGGTTCAAGAACACAGGTTCCCTTACGCAACCGGTCTTCTCCTACCAGTCCGATGCCTTTCCTGTCTGGGATCCCATCGAAACTCCCGGTTACAATCAGGTACAGTTTGCCGGTCCCGATTCGTTGCCCGATCTGTTTGTTGGCGTTAACATCAGCACGGCTTCACGTGACAATTTTCTCCACTACCGGAACTACGGCACCCGCACCGAGCCTGACTATTTTCTGGAAACAAAAAATTATCTGGATTCTCCTGATTGGGGCCGTCATTCGAGAATCAGCCTGGCTGATATCAATCTGGATGGCCTACCCGACCTGATCGTCGGCAGCCAGTCCGGCCAGATTAATCTTCTGACAGCAAAAACAGGCGATCGCTATGACCTTTCAGCAGGTCCGTTGGTCACCGGAACGGGGTTGTTTGAAACCTCCCCGGTGGTGGCTGACCTGAATGGTGATGGATTGCCCGATCTGATTTCAGGGACCCTGAATCAGGGATTGGTGGCATGGGAAAACACAGGGTCGGCTGGTCAGCCGCTCTTCCTCAATCAGCGGTCCTGGCTGACGGGACTCGGCACCGGGAATGTGGCCCATCCTTCGTTTACCGATTGGGATTCTGATGGAGATGCCGATCTGGTGGTGGGCAATGCCAGCGGGGACATTCACTTTTACGAAAATCAGGGTTCTTCCACTCAGCCGTCCTTCATCCGGCTGATAAACTGGTCCTTTTCCATCGGTGAGGGCCCTGTTTCACCCCATTTTGCAGATTGGGACAGAAATGGTTTTCCCGACTTGCTGGTCGGAACTTCATCCGGTGAGCTGAAAATCTATTTCGGTGCTTCAGGAAAATCCCCCGTTTACCAACCCATTCCTGATCTGGAATACAACACCGGGGTCAGACGTCTGGCACCCGGAGGCCTGGTCTTGCAGGAGAACAGGTCTTTACTGGTGGCGGGCACCGAACGAGGCGGACTGATGGTTTTACAGGCATTCCCCCCTGAACCTCCACAGGATCTCTCATCCGCACGGGTATATCCGAATCCGGGAACGAGCCATTTCACTGTGCAAACTGCGCGTTCTATGGATGAAATCAGCATCTATAACCTTCTCGGTCAGAGAACCGACCGGTTTCAGGCTTCGGGAACCACTTTTTCATTCCGGTTTGACCACAGGGCTGCCGGACTTTATTTTGCCCGGATCCGGATGGGAGATCAGGTGATTTCCTGCCGGTTTTTAGTGATCAGATAA
- a CDS encoding adenylate kinase — MIIILFGAPGVGKGTQAKLLQERRNWFHLSTGDLLRAAIRDQTPLGKSAKFYMDKGELVPDDVVIGLVEEKIADQSAPEGFILDGFPRTQAQAKALDDMLAAHGKSISSVINLIVPENLIVHRITQRRVCPSCGASYNLEANPPKNGLNCDACGTLVTLRDDDREETIRKRLKVYEEKTAPLISYYTLTGKLTDLDAVGEIEDIYKRLGNHVPRA; from the coding sequence ATGATCATCATTCTCTTCGGTGCACCCGGTGTTGGAAAAGGAACCCAGGCAAAACTGCTTCAGGAGCGTCGGAACTGGTTCCACCTGTCCACCGGTGATCTGCTCCGGGCTGCTATCCGCGATCAGACCCCGTTGGGGAAATCAGCCAAATTCTACATGGATAAGGGCGAATTAGTGCCCGATGATGTGGTCATTGGGTTGGTTGAAGAAAAAATCGCCGATCAGTCTGCGCCGGAAGGATTTATTCTGGATGGATTTCCCAGAACTCAGGCTCAGGCTAAGGCTCTGGATGACATGCTGGCTGCTCATGGTAAGTCCATCAGTTCGGTTATCAACCTGATTGTACCCGAAAATCTGATTGTCCACCGCATTACGCAGAGACGGGTGTGTCCGTCCTGTGGCGCTTCATACAACCTGGAAGCCAATCCGCCAAAGAATGGCTTGAATTGTGACGCATGCGGTACCCTTGTGACCCTCCGTGATGATGACCGCGAGGAAACCATCCGGAAACGGCTGAAGGTGTATGAAGAAAAAACAGCCCCGCTCATCAGCTATTATACCCTCACCGGTAAACTGACCGATCTGGATGCGGTTGGTGAAATTGAAGATATTTATAAACGGTTGGGGAACCACGTTCCCCGGGCGTGA
- a CDS encoding DUF177 domain-containing protein: MLVNISKLPDGRHHYRFDDRPDAFREETGLTGFQAGVILDKAHDTFLFTLQVNGSVELSCDRCLEQVNLAVNETTSVVYRPDGDETLDPDVKPLSRDQNIIDLTPDVVDTIRLAIPMKVVCSETCKGLCPSCGVNLNQTACGCSNDTIDPRWENLLKLKNN, from the coding sequence ATGCTGGTTAACATTTCGAAATTGCCGGATGGGCGGCATCATTACCGGTTTGATGACAGGCCGGATGCATTCCGGGAAGAAACCGGATTAACAGGCTTTCAGGCCGGGGTCATCCTTGATAAAGCTCATGATACCTTCCTGTTTACTCTTCAGGTGAACGGAAGTGTGGAATTGAGTTGCGACCGTTGTCTGGAGCAGGTGAACCTGGCGGTGAATGAAACCACCAGCGTGGTGTACCGGCCCGATGGGGATGAAACTCTGGATCCGGATGTAAAACCGCTGAGCCGTGATCAGAACATCATCGACCTGACCCCGGATGTTGTGGATACCATTCGCCTGGCCATTCCGATGAAAGTTGTGTGTAGCGAAACCTGCAAAGGGCTGTGTCCCTCCTGCGGGGTAAATCTGAATCAGACTGCCTGCGGATGCTCGAATGACACCATCGACCCCCGCTGGGAAAACTTACTGAAATTGAAGAATAATTAA